Proteins co-encoded in one Actinomycetota bacterium genomic window:
- a CDS encoding PIN domain-containing protein, translated as MTVLVDSNVLLDVATEDARWGEWSSSALANVADTEPLAINPLIYAEVSIRYETIEELEEVLPAEAFRREALPYEAGFLAGKAFLAYRRRGGRRSSPLPDFYIGAHAAVAGYRLLTRDASRYRTYYPSLDLIDPS; from the coding sequence GTGACCGTTCTGGTCGACAGCAACGTCCTTCTCGACGTCGCAACGGAGGACGCGAGATGGGGCGAGTGGTCGTCGAGCGCCCTTGCGAACGTGGCGGACACGGAGCCTCTGGCCATCAACCCCCTCATCTATGCCGAGGTTTCGATCCGCTACGAGACGATCGAAGAGCTGGAAGAGGTCCTCCCTGCGGAGGCGTTCCGCCGCGAGGCCCTGCCCTACGAGGCCGGCTTTCTCGCCGGAAAGGCATTCCTGGCCTACCGCCGGCGCGGCGGGCGTCGGTCCAGTCCGCTTCCCGACTTCTACATCGGCGCCCACGCGGCCGTCGCCGGATACCGCCTCCTGACCCGGGACGCCTCACGCTACCGAACCTACTACCCG
- a CDS encoding AbrB/MazE/SpoVT family DNA-binding domain-containing protein → MRRTIMRVTSKGQVTIPLEIREKFGLLPDTEIEFIVEGRTVRIARRDGEPGRGRGAKIVGRLRGTGSVRMRTDEILALTRKP, encoded by the coding sequence GTGAGGAGAACGATCATGCGCGTGACGTCCAAGGGCCAGGTGACGATCCCACTCGAGATCCGGGAGAAGTTCGGCTTGCTGCCGGACACCGAGATCGAGTTCATCGTCGAAGGCAGGACGGTCCGGATCGCCCGTCGCGACGGTGAACCCGGCCGGGGCCGCGGAGCGAAGATCGTAGGGCGGCTCCGAGGAACGGGATCCGTTCGCATGCGAACCGATGAGATCCTGGCGCTGACCCGAAAACCGTGA
- a CDS encoding nitroreductase family protein produces the protein MELAEAMMTQRAVRRVKTDPVDDDVLKKILGLAIKAPSGSNQQGWEWIVVRDPKVKRALGKQYRAAWRPYSSLGRRVKRDDAKTIRIIDAVQWQVDHFAEIPVVVVACLRGALIPKAPWIYRSSRYGSIYPAVQNLLLAARAEGIGAALTTLPLWNRIAARRILGLPLSVEPIAVIPLGWPLGRYGPTTRRPVEEVTSVDRYGNRAWLSG, from the coding sequence GTGGAGCTAGCCGAAGCGATGATGACACAGCGCGCCGTTCGCCGGGTGAAAACGGACCCGGTGGATGACGACGTGCTGAAGAAGATCTTGGGACTCGCGATCAAGGCGCCGAGCGGGAGTAACCAGCAGGGCTGGGAGTGGATCGTCGTTCGCGACCCGAAGGTGAAGCGCGCGCTTGGCAAGCAGTACCGCGCGGCCTGGCGCCCGTACAGCTCGCTCGGCCGGCGCGTGAAGCGCGACGACGCCAAGACGATCCGCATCATCGACGCGGTCCAGTGGCAGGTCGATCATTTCGCGGAGATCCCCGTGGTCGTCGTCGCTTGCCTCCGTGGAGCGCTCATCCCGAAGGCGCCGTGGATCTACCGGTCGTCGCGGTACGGTTCCATATACCCGGCGGTGCAGAACCTCCTGCTCGCCGCCCGCGCCGAGGGGATCGGAGCCGCGCTGACGACGCTGCCGCTGTGGAACCGCATCGCGGCTCGGCGGATCCTCGGACTGCCGCTCAGCGTCGAGCCGATCGCGGTGATCCCGCTCGGCTGGCCGCTCGGTCGGTACGGTCCGACCACGCGTCGCCCGGTCGAGGAGGTCACAAGCGTCGACCGCTACGGGAATCGGGCCTGGCTCAGCGGCTGA
- a CDS encoding SDR family NAD(P)-dependent oxidoreductase: MKLKDRRALVTGSGSGIGRAIAKRFAEEGARVAVNDVDAKSAHATADEIDGLVVRADVSDPDAVRAMFEVIRTNLGGLDILVNNAGIAETAGQDREELNARFEARVSEIMSGKPIQTQLEVIENMSDDDWDRMLRVHLFGTFHCTREAVKLMGEGSTIVNMSSILGLVGSSAVPHYAAAKGGILALTKSLAQELGSRGIRVNAICPGWIDTPMTQLLSPFVQQMAIGQTPLGRIGTAEEVASVALFLASDDSSFVTGQWVSPNGGLVIV; encoded by the coding sequence ATGAAGCTCAAAGACCGACGGGCACTCGTCACCGGCTCCGGCTCGGGGATCGGACGCGCCATCGCGAAACGGTTCGCCGAAGAGGGCGCCCGGGTCGCGGTCAACGACGTCGACGCGAAATCGGCGCACGCGACGGCCGACGAGATCGACGGTTTGGTCGTCCGGGCCGACGTCTCGGATCCCGACGCCGTTCGCGCGATGTTCGAGGTGATCCGCACCAACCTCGGCGGCCTCGACATCCTGGTGAACAACGCCGGCATCGCAGAGACGGCCGGCCAGGACCGCGAAGAGCTCAACGCGCGGTTCGAGGCGCGCGTCTCCGAGATCATGAGCGGCAAGCCGATCCAGACCCAGCTCGAGGTCATCGAGAACATGAGCGACGACGACTGGGATCGGATGCTCCGCGTCCACCTGTTCGGCACGTTCCACTGCACGCGCGAAGCCGTGAAGCTCATGGGCGAAGGGTCCACCATCGTGAACATGTCGAGCATCCTCGGGCTCGTCGGAAGCTCGGCCGTCCCGCATTACGCCGCGGCGAAGGGCGGGATCCTCGCGTTGACGAAGTCGCTGGCGCAAGAGCTCGGGTCGCGCGGCATCCGCGTGAACGCGATCTGTCCGGGATGGATCGACACGCCGATGACACAGCTGCTTTCGCCGTTCGTCCAGCAGATGGCCATCGGCCAGACGCCGCTCGGCCGTATCGGGACCGCCGAAGAGGTTGCGTCGGTGGCGCTGTTCCTCGCGAGCGACGACTCTTCGTTCGTGACCGGGCAGTGGGTGTCGCCCAACGGCGGCCTCGTGATCGTCTAG
- a CDS encoding thermonuclease family protein: MSRAKAFAFAVLLTATGCAGSRLVPEIVDAPGMRTLPAVGERNVDGDTAWFTLTDGSREKVRFIGVDTPESTTQHEPFGKEAAGYTASILTVGRGVDLEIDLDERDRYGRLLAYVWISPPATGDAAEARAKMLNAMLVEQGYAMVLTIPPNIAYVDLFVALQLEARNAARGLWAVGS, from the coding sequence ATGTCTCGTGCGAAGGCTTTCGCGTTCGCGGTACTGCTGACGGCGACCGGCTGCGCCGGGAGCCGCTTGGTGCCGGAGATCGTCGACGCGCCCGGGATGCGCACCCTGCCAGCCGTCGGCGAGCGGAACGTCGACGGCGACACCGCCTGGTTCACGCTCACCGACGGCTCGCGGGAGAAGGTGCGGTTCATCGGCGTGGACACGCCCGAGAGCACCACCCAGCACGAGCCGTTCGGCAAGGAAGCGGCCGGGTACACCGCATCGATCCTGACCGTCGGCCGGGGCGTGGATCTCGAGATCGACCTGGACGAGCGGGACCGTTACGGGCGGCTGCTCGCCTACGTGTGGATCTCACCGCCGGCGACCGGCGACGCGGCCGAGGCTCGCGCGAAGATGCTCAACGCGATGCTGGTCGAGCAGGGCTACGCGATGGTCCTCACGATCCCGCCGAATATCGCCTACGTCGACCTGTTCGTGGCGCTCCAGCTCGAAGCGCGGAACGCGGCGCGCGGACTCTGGGCGGTCGGGTCCTAG
- a CDS encoding RidA family protein has product MERRNVGANRPWEAIVGYSRAVRIGNHIEVSGTAAAGPDGAILAPGDVYGQTREALRIIGDALDALGGSYADVVRTRILLADASRWEEAGRAHGEVFSEIRPANTTCSVSGFLDPAILVEIEVTAILAASSR; this is encoded by the coding sequence ATGGAGCGGCGAAACGTCGGAGCGAACCGGCCGTGGGAAGCGATCGTCGGCTACTCCCGAGCGGTCCGCATCGGCAACCACATCGAAGTCAGCGGCACCGCGGCAGCCGGACCGGATGGGGCGATCCTCGCGCCCGGCGACGTCTACGGACAGACCCGAGAAGCGCTCCGCATCATCGGCGACGCGCTGGACGCGCTGGGCGGCTCGTACGCCGACGTCGTTCGCACCCGGATCCTGCTGGCCGATGCCTCGCGGTGGGAAGAGGCGGGCCGCGCGCACGGCGAGGTCTTCTCCGAGATCAGACCGGCGAACACGACGTGCTCCGTGAGCGGTTTCCTCGACCCGGCGATCCTCGTCGAGATCGAGGTCACCGCGATCCTCGCCGCCTCGAGCCGCTGA
- a CDS encoding aldo/keto reductase, with translation MEYRPLGRTGVKVSVQCLGAMMFGPWGNPDHDDCLRMIDRALEGGINFIDTADAYSAGESEEIVGKAIKSRRDEVVLATKVHFPMGTRPNEGGNSRLWIMREVENSLRRLDTDRIDLYQIHRPDPATDITETLGALTDLIRQGKVRYIGSSTFAGWQIVESQWVSDRRNLERFACEQPPYSIFARHAEEQVFPVTQRHGMGAIVWSPLAGGWLTGKYRRGEEPPEDSRVKRIRNFNPRVADRFDFDRPGNLRKLELVEELAVVAEKAGASLAHMAIAFAVAHPAVTSAIIGPRTMEQLEDSLAGADLRLDDETLDAIDQIVPPGTVLEGSDRGWDPPWMAPEARRR, from the coding sequence ATGGAATACCGTCCGCTCGGCCGCACCGGCGTCAAGGTCAGCGTCCAATGCCTCGGCGCGATGATGTTCGGCCCCTGGGGGAATCCCGACCACGACGACTGCCTCCGCATGATCGACCGCGCGCTCGAGGGCGGCATCAACTTCATCGACACCGCCGACGCCTACTCGGCTGGAGAGTCGGAAGAGATCGTCGGCAAAGCCATCAAGAGCCGTCGCGACGAGGTCGTCCTGGCGACGAAGGTCCACTTCCCGATGGGAACCCGTCCGAACGAGGGCGGCAACTCGCGGCTGTGGATCATGCGCGAGGTCGAGAACAGCCTGCGCCGCTTGGATACCGACCGCATCGACCTCTACCAGATCCACCGGCCCGATCCCGCCACGGACATCACCGAGACGCTCGGAGCGCTCACCGACCTCATCCGGCAGGGGAAGGTGCGCTACATCGGCTCCTCGACGTTCGCCGGCTGGCAGATCGTCGAGTCGCAGTGGGTCTCGGATCGCCGGAACCTGGAGCGGTTCGCCTGCGAGCAGCCGCCGTACTCGATCTTCGCCCGCCACGCCGAGGAACAGGTGTTCCCGGTCACGCAGCGGCACGGCATGGGCGCGATCGTGTGGAGCCCGCTGGCCGGTGGCTGGCTCACCGGCAAGTACCGCCGCGGGGAGGAGCCGCCCGAGGACTCGCGCGTGAAGCGCATCCGGAACTTCAACCCGCGCGTCGCCGATCGCTTCGACTTCGACCGTCCGGGGAATCTCCGCAAGCTCGAGCTGGTCGAGGAGCTCGCGGTCGTGGCCGAGAAGGCCGGCGCCTCGCTGGCGCATATGGCGATCGCGTTCGCCGTCGCCCATCCGGCGGTGACGAGCGCCATCATCGGGCCGCGGACGATGGAGCAACTCGAGGATTCGCTCGCCGGCGCGGATCTTCGGCTGGATGACGAAACCCTCGACGCGATCGATCAGATCGTTCCGCCTGGGACCGTTCTCGAAGGATCCGACCGCGGGTGGGACCCTCCCTGGATGGCTCCCGAGGCGCGCAGGCGTTAA